In Astyanax mexicanus isolate ESR-SI-001 chromosome 17, AstMex3_surface, whole genome shotgun sequence, a single window of DNA contains:
- the ube2g1b gene encoding ubiquitin-conjugating enzyme E2G 1b, giving the protein MTDQSSLLLRKQLAELNKNPVEGFSAGLIDDDDIYQWEVVVIGPPDTLFEGGFFKANLTFPQDYPLRPPKMKFITEIWHPNVAKNGDVCISILHEPGEDKFGYEKPEERWLPIHTVETIMISVISMLADPNSDSPANVDAAKEWREDPNGEFKRKVARCVRKSQEMAFD; this is encoded by the exons ATGACCGATCAGTCATCACTTCTTCTGAGAAAACAACTCGCGG agCTCAACAAAAACCCTGTTGAAGGCTTTTCTGCCGGTCtgattgatgatgatgatatctATCAGTGGGAGGTTGTTGTCATCGGACCACCAGACACACTGTT tgagGGTGGATTTTTCAAAGCAAACCTCACCTTTCCTCAGGACTACCCTCTTCGACCCCCGAAGATGAAATTTATCACAGAAATTTGGCACCCTAATG TTGCAAAGAATGGCGATGTGTGCATCTCCATCCTGCACGAACCCGGAGAGGACAAGTTTGGTTATGAGAAACCTGAAGAGCGTTGGCTTCCGATCCACACTGTGGAGACCATCATGATCAGCGTCATCTCCATGCTGGCCGACCCCAACAGTGACTCTCCTGCCAATGTGGATGCAGCA AAAGAGTGGAGAGAGGATCCTAATGGTGAATTCAAGAGGAAGGTGGCCCGCTGCGTGAGGAAAAGCCAGGAAATGGCATTTGACTAA